A genomic segment from Gossypium hirsutum isolate 1008001.06 chromosome D04, Gossypium_hirsutum_v2.1, whole genome shotgun sequence encodes:
- the LOC121216356 gene encoding uncharacterized protein, which yields MTQPMEQFRNKLHKFLLNYLFSSGVKVELPLWLCSRRQAISISVPPDCFNQKKQVDLEKWRMGGPRLQRAWKEEEANGITAILTSTSLSLSLALHDGNIFNIVCF from the exons ATGACGCAGCCAATGGAGCAGTTCCGGAACAAACTCCATAAGTTTTTGTTAAATTACTTGTTCTCCTCAGGAGTAAAAGTAGAATTGCCATTGTGGCTTTGCTCAAGAAGGCAAGCCATATCCATAAGCGTCCCTCCTGACTGTTTCAATCAAAA GAAGCAGGTCGATCTTGAGAAGTGGAGGATGGGTGGTCCCAGGCTTCAAAGAGCTTGGAAGGAAGAGGAAGCCAATGGAATCACTGCTATTCTGACCTCAACATCACTCTCATTGTCGCTTGCATTGCATGATGGTAACATATTCAACATTGTCTGCTTCTGA